A stretch of the Solanum dulcamara chromosome 6, daSolDulc1.2, whole genome shotgun sequence genome encodes the following:
- the LOC129892772 gene encoding uncharacterized mitochondrial protein AtMg01010-like — MGVGKGIPLPLPSESSSESSRGEPDSFGIQVLLESFFEKEGESSMNQSSAGQAVVLILEEGARSLHVVPYLYHPNEVIRGDSVQSIKRRLLYVKEFPSYFELTQERIEEEDIFEVKVDIVRRMAVLDPEGHWLEWGAWALENLRTSIGEPSLERLHTLLLDLESRVVNSDSFKELKEKVFLRQVDDDEHSAV, encoded by the coding sequence ATGGGGGTGGGGAAGGGGATTCCTCTGCCATTACCATCTGAGTCATCCAGTGAATCCTCGAGGGGGGAACCTGATTCCTTCGGGATACAGGTTCTCTTAGaatctttttttgaaaaagaaggaGAATCCTCTATGAATCAGTCCTCCGCAGGTCAAGCTGTTGTTTTGATTCTGGAAGAAGGAGCAAGATCTCTGCATGTGGTCCCCTATTTGTATCATCCGAATGAAGTGATAAGAGGTGATTCCGTTCAGTCTATCAAGCGACGCCTCTTATATGTAAAGGAATTTCCTTCCTATTTTGAGCTGACACAGGAGCGAATAGAGGAAGAAGACATATTCGAGGTCAAGGTCGATATTGTTAGGAGAATGGCGGTCCTTGATCCAGAAGGACATTGGCTGGAATGGGGAGCCTGGGCCCTTGAGAATCTGCGTACCTCCATAGGGGAGCCTTCCTTGGAGAGACTTCATACCCTTCTTTTGGATCTCGAATCGAGGGTAGTCAATTCCGATTCCTTTAAGGAATTAAAAGAGAAGGTTTTCCTTCGGCAGGTAGATGACGACGAACATTCTGCTGTATAG